ACTGCCGGAGGGTGACAAAGGAGGGGATCCATGAACAAGGAGGTGCTAACAGGACCAGGAGATGCTAACAGGCCAGAATCAGGCCTCAGAGGACTGTTGGCCGTTCCTCAGCGTAGAGACAGGCTCTTCCCAACCCATGTGTTGTCAGGGAACAGCTCCTACATCTCATGCTTGCATGAGGTAccgtttttaaaaatagacacatgcTATTGTGAGTAATAAAATCCACACATAactagaaatgttttaaatgtatacgTTTTTGTCCTTGTGCATTTTCTCAAACTGCAAGTATGCACATTGACTATCATAcaaaatccctttttttttttttttaaatgttcaaaaggGCTCCTTCTACTCAAAAAGGCTGGGTATCACCAATGACAATTTTCCAGAGTTCAGCCACATGAATGCCATAGGAAAAGCAGTTAATAACCATGACACCAGCTGCCATTTGTAGAAGGCACCTCTGTTCCAggctgtgctaagtgcttttatGGGCTCCAGGTCTGGTTGCCCTTCTCTAGACCCCAGTCCTCTTCTGCCTATCACTCTTCTATGGCACTGAgacatctttgtcttattttagGATTGTTTGTGGATATGTGCGAGCTTATCCAGGGCCAGAGACTACCCTGTTCGTTTTTGTGTCCTCCAGGGTCAGGGAAAGGGTTGAGCCTCCATAATTGTTTGGTGAATGGTCCTGAAGGGACAGAGGTCTGTTTGCTTATATCTTTGTATAGTTTATAAATGGAAGAGTCAGAAAAGGGCATAGGATTTGGTGCATGCTGCCACCCAGACCTTCATTTGGCTTGGGGTGGCTCACACAGAGTTCACACAGGCTTCCCCATAGGCAAGCTGGCCTTGACCACTCCTGGCTGCAGAGGAAGAGGCATATGTGGAGGCCACAAGCCTTCtgctcctccagccccagcctgttCTGAAAAGTTGCCCTTGTTGGGAGGGCTGATGGCGTTTCCGAGGCATGTGGGAAAGGAGGAGCCTGGCCAAGGTAGCTGCTCTGCTTCCCCTGCTGCTGGTCTCTCTTTCCAGCAGGTGCCAGGCAGCGCCTGCCTAATAGACCTGCCCCAGCTCCACAGACAGTTCTGTCAGTGTTGGGGCGCTAGTGTGGGCTCGGGAATGCTCCTGATGTTTCTTGAGTTCCCAGCACTGTCCTAGGCCACGGGTAAGAAAGGCCCAGGCTGTATGCTGCTCCCCAGGCATTttacctcttctctctgtctccctctcaaGGTTTCCTGCTGATTTTGGCACTGACCGAAGCGCTGGCATTTGCCGTCCAGGAACCATCTCCCAGGGAATCTCTTCAGGTCCTCCCTTCAGGCACTCCCCCGGGAACCATGGTGACAGCACCCCACAGCTCTACCAGACGTACTTCTGTGGTGATGCTGACCCCCAATCCTGATGGACCCCCTTCACAGGCTGCAGCTCCCATGGCAACACTGACACCCCGTGCAGAGGGGCGCCCTCTTATGCACACCATCTCCACCATCGCTGCGACAGTAACCACCCCCCATTCTGAAAGCTCCCTGTCCACAGGGCCCGCTCCAGCAGCCACGGCAACCACATCCTCCAACCCAGAGGGCCGCTCTCGAGGGCAGGCTGCCCCCACCATCCTGCTGACAAAGCCTCCAGGGGCCACCAGCCGCCCCACCACAGCGCCCCCCCGCACTACCACACGCAGGCCCCCCAGGCCCCCAGGCTCTTCCCGAAAAGGGGCTGGTAATTCATCACGCCCTGTCCCGCCTGCACCTGGTGGCCACTCCAGGAGTAAAGAAGGACAGCGGGGACGAAATCCAAGTTCCACACCTCTGGGGCAGAAGCGGCCCCTGGGGAAAATCTTTCAGATATACAAGGGCAACTTCACAGGGTCTGTGGAGCCAGACCCCTCTACCCTCACCCCTAGGACCCCGCTCTGGGGCAACTCCTCTTCACCACAGCCCCAGACAGTGGCTGcaaccacagtgcccagcaatACCTCGTGGGCACCCCCTACCACCTCCCTGGGGCCTGCAGAGGACAAGCCAGGCCTTCGCAGAGCAGCCCAGGGGCGTGGTTCTACCTTCACCAGCCAAGGAGGGACACCAGATGCCACAGCAGCCTCAGGTGCCCTTGTCAGTCCACAACCTGCCCCAGTGCCTTCTCAGCGCCCCCACCGCGGTGACCCACAGGACGGCCCCAGCCATAGTGACTCTTGGCTTACTGTCACTCCTGGCACCAACAGACCTCTGTCTGCCAGCTCTGGGGTCTTCACGGCTGCCACGGGGCCCACCCCAGCTGCCTTCAATACCAGTGTCTCAGCCCCTTCCCAGGGGATTCCTCAGGGAGCATCCACAACCCCACAAGCTCCAACCCCACCCCCCAGGGTCTCAGAAAGCACCATTTCTGGAGCCAGGGAGGAGACTGCGGCCACCCTCACCATGACCGACAGGGTGCCCAGTCCTCTCTCCACAGTGGTATCCACAGCCACAGGCAACTTCCTCAACCGCCTGGTCCCCGCCGGGACCTGGAAGCCTGGGACAGCAGGGAACATCTCCCATGTGGCCGAGGGGGACAAACCCCAGCACAGAGCCACCATCTGCCTGAGCAAGATGGATATCGCCTGGGTGATCCTGGCCATCAGCGTGCCCATCTCCTCCTGCTGTAAGTGCCGCCCTCTCCCACCCATCCTTTCCCTCTACCACATCACTGGCTCATCCCCAGCATTCATTTGTCCCTGATTTGGCATCCTTGCCAAGTGGCCTACAAAACTTCCCAGAATCTCAGGAAACTAGAGAGCAGGGCAGGTTATCCCTGACCCTAGTCCTCAGCTCTGCCAGGCCATGGCTTGAATGCCCGCTGATCATAAAGCCACAACTCCCAGGAGCTGGCGGAGGACCTTACAGGCAGTCTAATCCAACCCTGAATTCTGCAGAAAAAAATGCCAAGCTAGCAGTGACATGACTCACCCAGGATCCCAGAATTAgtgagaggcagggctgggctgagAGCTTATAGCAGCTGTCTTCCAGCCCAGTGCCCTTGTCATGACACCACTCTGCCTCAAGGTAGCCTGCCAATGCCTCTAGCAACCTGGCACCAAGACACCATTGGTCAATGCTGATGCTTCAAAATTGACAGCCTCCAACTAGCAAACCCCTCACCTTCCTCTTCGTCTTCCATCCtctttcttgtgttttctctcctctcgcccctcttctctccttctgtctctcttctcccaagaaagaaaaagagataaagctTTCATCTGGTGGGAAGTTCTATAGCCTTGGCAAAAACCTAGTTCTTGCAGCTAAATTAAGGCTTGAGAGTTACGTAAATTCTAGCaactctccacccccaccccactttaTTTGTTCGTAGGTGATGTGAGCTGATTGCAGTGTAgaccttgtctttattttttgccCTCCCAAGGCCACCAGCTCCTCCTAGCTGCTGCCTGGCACTCTGTGAATGAGGAGTCAGGAGGTATTCTCTCTGTTATCTCCATAATGAATCTGATACAACCTCTCAGAACTTTAGGGATTTCATTATGTCTTCCCTCATGTACTTGAGCTTCGATTCTTAGAGTTTCTATGATAGCCTTGCAGGAATCCTCAGCCACACCCCACCCCAAATGGTTACCATCTGCCACTCCCTGACCCCTTTCAGGCATGGCCACACTGCCCCACCCTCGTATCCCCACTCCTCAGAGAGCCCACTCTCCTCTGACCCTCCAGGTTGTTGCCCAGCTCTCCTGGGGGCCTGAAGTTTGCCTTCTTGTGGTTCGCACTCTGTGGCCCTAAGCCATGCCATCTGAAGCCATACAACTCTAGTTTGTCTAGCAACGCCTGAAGCATTTGAAACAGCTCTGAGAGACAGCTTCTCTTCACCCAAGCTGCTTGGCCCCGGCCCTGCAAGTCTTCTTTGTAGGCTGCATTGCCTGGGCCTGTGTCCCATCCGCCCCCTCTGGGGTGGCTTCTGCTTTGTCTCCCAAAAGGAAGCACAGCATTCCACCTGTGTCTGGCTACAGAAGAGGGAGCCAATGGTGGACTCTCTTTAGTAGCACTCAGGCAGCCAGCACCGGCATCAGCTCTACAGGTTGTATTGGCTTCAGGTCATACCCAGGCTTGCCCTGATCTCAAGAGGAGCAAAGCCCCAAAGGCTTCCCTCAGGGAAGGCTGCTGAGCCAGGTCTCCCAGCTTTTCCTCTCACCCTGGTGGTTAGTGCAGGAGGTCTATGCCTTTGATGTGAACCATGATTTCCACTTGGCCTTGTGTTGCAAGATCTTTTTATATCTGGAGTCTAGATTCTTTTCAGGAGCTGCCTCTCCtagctttctctctccttcaggtTGATGAGCAAAGTAAACTTTCCATGTCAGGGCTGGCAACCTGCTTCTGCTGAAGGACCCAAttcaagaaaagcaaaagtgTTTGCAAGTTGCATATTTCATTCTTAATGAAAACAGCTTTATTATCTCTCCTGGAAACACAcatttacacatttattcttAAAACTGTGGTTGCCCACTCCTAACACAGAAGAATGATTATGAGAAAATGTAGCACTATTAGCCAATGAATTCTTAATAATGGTTGGTCATATCTGAGAAGTAAATACAGTATGGACAGCTTTCTAATTTTCCAGTCTTTACATGTGTCTAGGATGCTCTCGTTTACAAAGTgcattctgttatttcttttatcattCCATTCTTAGACCAGCCAGAGAAATCAAAGCAGGAACAAGCAAACACACTGCTAAACACACAGGTGCCACAGTGGCCCCAGCCATCCTCCACACCTTATAGTTAGGGAGTGAGTCACCAGGTGAAGTGATTGACCCAAGGTCCTGACCACACAGTGGGTCAGACTAGATCTGGTAGTAC
The sequence above is drawn from the Rhinopithecus roxellana isolate Shanxi Qingling chromosome 1, ASM756505v1, whole genome shotgun sequence genome and encodes:
- the TMEM108 gene encoding transmembrane protein 108 isoform X1, producing the protein MKRSLQALYCQLLSFLLILALTEALAFAVQEPSPRESLQVLPSGTPPGTMVTAPHSSTRRTSVVMLTPNPDGPPSQAAAPMATLTPRAEGRPLMHTISTIAATVTTPHSESSLSTGPAPAATATTSSNPEGRSRGQAAPTILLTKPPGATSRPTTAPPRTTTRRPPRPPGSSRKGAGNSSRPVPPAPGGHSRSKEGQRGRNPSSTPLGQKRPLGKIFQIYKGNFTGSVEPDPSTLTPRTPLWGNSSSPQPQTVAATTVPSNTSWAPPTTSLGPAEDKPGLRRAAQGRGSTFTSQGGTPDATAASGALVSPQPAPVPSQRPHRGDPQDGPSHSDSWLTVTPGTNRPLSASSGVFTAATGPTPAAFNTSVSAPSQGIPQGASTTPQAPTPPPRVSESTISGAREETAATLTMTDRVPSPLSTVVSTATGNFLNRLVPAGTWKPGTAGNISHVAEGDKPQHRATICLSKMDIAWVILAISVPISSCSVLLTVCCMKRKKKTANPENNLSYWNNAITMDYFNRHAVELPREIQSLETSEDQLSEPRSPANGDYRDTGMVLVNPFCQETLFVGNDQVSEI